From a single Miscanthus floridulus cultivar M001 chromosome 8, ASM1932011v1, whole genome shotgun sequence genomic region:
- the LOC136470164 gene encoding uncharacterized protein, with protein sequence MPFHGIVSGKCTRPLGRINLPICFGTPSNYCKEVLTFEMVGFKGMYPAILGWPCYTKFMAVPSYTYLKLKMPGPNGVITIESMYEHAYDYDVECIEYADALVESETLIVNLDWLGSKAPDSKCCALTFEPTEAIKLVPVDPICLDDWALRISAILNIK encoded by the coding sequence atgcctttccatggcatcgtgtcGGGAAAATGCACACGGCCCCTTGGGCGCATCAACCTACCCATCtgcttcggtactccctccaactactgcaaggaggtcctcaccttcgagatggttgggttcaagggaatgTACCCCGCCATCCTGGGATggccgtgctacaccaagttcatggcggtccccagctacacctacctcaagctcaagatgccgggccccaacggcgtcatcactatcgagtccatgtatgagcatgcatacgactacgacgtcgaatgcatcgagtacgccgatgCTCTTGTGGAgtccgagaccctcatcgtcaacctcgactggCTTGGTAgcaaggcgcctgactccaagtgtTGCGCCTTgactttcgagcccacggaggccatcaagctcgtcccggtcgaccccatctGCCTCGACGACTGGGCGTTGAGGATTAGCGCCATcctcaacatcaaatag